The window TGGTTCCCACTGGCCGTTAACATTTTTTGCCCTTGTTGTATCAGCATTTGCCATATTGGATGAAACAACATCCATCCGAAGTCGTTGAGCTGTTAAAGCTGAAGCGGTTGTGTTCATACTATGGAATATCGTCATTACTTCCCACCTCTTATGACATTCTGCAGAGTTGAAAATTTACCACTAATTCTTTCTGTTAGAGCATTATAGTAAATTTGATTTTTAGCTAAATCCGACATTTCCTGATCAATATCCACACTGCTCCCATTTTCGTTATAGGACATGTGATTTTTATTGATGATGGAAAAAGATGTTTCAGTTGGTTTATTAAAGACATAATGTCTATTATCCGTACGGTTTGCTGAAATAGACTGACTGATCGCCTGATCTAGAGCAGTCTTAAAACGAACATCCTTCGCCTTATAATTTGGAGT of the Bacillus tuaregi genome contains:
- the flgB gene encoding flagellar basal body rod protein FlgB — translated: MRLFTGTISTLENALNYSSTKQKVISQNIANVDTPNYKAKDVRFKTALDQAISQSISANRTDNRHYVFNKPTETSFSIINKNHMSYNENGSSVDIDQEMSDLAKNQIYYNALTERISGKFSTLQNVIRGGK